The Oxalobacteraceae bacterium OTU3CINTB1 genome includes a window with the following:
- a CDS encoding cold-shock protein: MATGIVKWFNDSKGFGFITPDEGGEDLFAHFSAIQSAGFKSLQENQRVSFEVTAGPKGKQASNIQPL; the protein is encoded by the coding sequence ATGGCAACTGGTATCGTAAAATGGTTCAATGATTCGAAGGGCTTCGGCTTTATCACCCCTGACGAAGGCGGCGAAGATCTGTTCGCTCACTTCTCGGCGATTCAGTCCGCAGGCTTCAAGTCGCTGCAAGAGAACCAACGTGTTTCTTTTGAAGTGACTGCTGGTCCTAAGGGCAAGCAAGCTTCGAACATTCAGCCT